In Janibacter cremeus, a genomic segment contains:
- the aat gene encoding leucyl/phenylalanyl-tRNA--protein transferase, with product MTAPFPPIEPPGGATLWANYLRAGIGAADAGQGDAGEVVGVGGRLDPLSVLTAYRLGVFPMGLGDRGGPPMGWWCPRWRGVLVPGQAHVSRSLRRSLRGFSVTVDQSFREVVAACADPDRDGAWISDAVAEVYADLHELGWAHSIEVRDDTGALVGGLYGLAVGGLFAGESMFHHATDASKAALVHLDRIIAAAGDQRRIIDVQWRTRHLGTLGIQEIHRREYLMRLPGALQAPAIDFGRVG from the coding sequence ATGACCGCCCCCTTCCCCCCGATCGAGCCCCCCGGCGGAGCCACCCTGTGGGCGAACTACCTGCGCGCCGGGATCGGTGCCGCGGATGCCGGCCAGGGGGACGCGGGCGAGGTCGTGGGCGTCGGCGGACGACTCGACCCGCTCTCCGTGCTCACCGCCTACCGCCTCGGCGTCTTCCCGATGGGTCTGGGCGACAGGGGCGGCCCCCCGATGGGGTGGTGGTGCCCCCGGTGGCGTGGTGTCCTCGTCCCCGGGCAGGCGCATGTCTCACGCTCCCTGCGGCGGTCGTTGCGCGGGTTCAGTGTGACGGTGGACCAGAGCTTCCGCGAAGTCGTTGCCGCCTGCGCCGATCCCGACCGGGACGGCGCGTGGATCAGCGATGCCGTCGCCGAGGTCTACGCGGACCTGCACGAGCTCGGCTGGGCCCACAGCATCGAGGTTCGCGACGACACCGGTGCGCTCGTCGGTGGCCTCTACGGTCTGGCCGTGGGTGGCCTCTTCGCGGGGGAGTCGATGTTCCACCACGCGACGGATGCCTCCAAGGCCGCTCTGGTGCACCTCGACCGGATCATCGCTGCCGCCGGTGACCAGCGTCGGATCATCGACGTGCAGTGGCGCACCCGGCACCTGGGGACGCTGGGGATCCAGGAGATCCACCGTCGCGAGTACCTGATGCGGCTGCCGGGAGCACTGCAGGCCCCGGCGATCGACTTCGGTCGGGTCGGGTAG